One segment of Acidianus sp. HS-5 DNA contains the following:
- a CDS encoding aspartate kinase codes for MIIIKIGGSIQKDEKDYELIAEKIEKYSDKEDKVLIITSALKGITNDLISATENRENSTEIIGNIYDKYIKILSKVSNGPEFEIAFKDLSKMADELFKIAWSIKVLDEITPRVKDYILSFGERMSTVVLNAALRSRKLDSLAYPEPPLITDNNFGEANVLEDLTLKEINEKVLTKKNKILILPGFIGKTIDERSTTIGRGGSDYTATLIGKLLNAENVRLITEVPGIMTADPRKIEGAKTIKRLSLEEAVELAQMGAKRLHPRTFEPMFSSNMKVSIEGLYEEGETVVSGFCEEEDKLKGVTVLDNLKMINIESTRIVGKIGSAARVMAEAKESNVNIISISQPASETTISIVVNSSDAEILARKLKEISDIDNIEIKNVSAVSIIGCGLRNNEIFKEVENVALQYDILSMSRGLKNVSATFIVKKEEGYNLAKNLHEVVLKWTN; via the coding sequence AGAGGATAAAGTACTCATAATTACATCAGCATTGAAGGGAATAACCAATGATTTAATTTCTGCTACAGAAAATAGGGAAAATTCTACAGAAATAATAGGAAATATTTATGATAAATATATCAAAATTTTATCAAAAGTATCAAATGGACCAGAATTCGAAATAGCTTTTAAAGACCTTTCTAAAATGGCGGACGAACTATTCAAAATAGCTTGGTCAATAAAAGTTTTAGACGAGATCACTCCAAGGGTTAAGGATTACATTCTATCCTTTGGAGAAAGAATGTCAACTGTAGTCTTAAATGCTGCATTAAGATCTAGAAAATTAGACTCTTTAGCATATCCTGAACCGCCATTAATTACCGATAATAATTTCGGAGAAGCAAACGTCTTAGAAGATCTCACTTTAAAGGAAATTAACGAAAAAGTTCTAACTAAAAAGAATAAAATACTAATATTGCCTGGATTTATAGGCAAAACTATAGATGAAAGATCCACTACAATAGGTAGAGGAGGTAGTGATTATACTGCAACTTTAATTGGAAAGCTACTAAATGCAGAAAATGTAAGGCTAATAACTGAAGTTCCTGGAATAATGACTGCAGATCCTAGAAAAATAGAAGGAGCAAAAACTATTAAGAGGTTATCATTAGAGGAGGCTGTAGAACTAGCTCAAATGGGAGCAAAAAGACTTCATCCAAGGACTTTTGAACCAATGTTTTCTTCAAATATGAAAGTCAGCATTGAAGGGTTATACGAAGAAGGAGAAACAGTTGTAAGCGGTTTTTGTGAAGAAGAAGATAAGTTAAAGGGAGTTACCGTACTCGATAACTTAAAAATGATAAATATTGAAAGCACTAGGATAGTAGGAAAGATAGGGTCTGCAGCAAGAGTAATGGCTGAAGCTAAGGAGTCTAATGTAAACATTATATCGATTTCACAACCTGCATCAGAAACGACAATAAGTATTGTTGTAAATTCGAGTGACGCAGAAATTCTTGCAAGAAAATTGAAAGAAATTTCAGATATTGATAATATAGAAATTAAGAATGTAAGCGCAGTAAGTATAATAGGTTGCGGACTTAGAAATAATGAAATATTTAAGGAAGTAGAAAACGTAGCCCTACAATACGACATACTTTCAATGTCAAGAGGACTGAAAAACGTAAGTGCTACTTTTATAGTTAAAAAGGAAGAAGGATATAACTTAGCTAAGAATTTGCATGAGGTTGTGTTAAAATGGACAAATTGA